A DNA window from Helianthus annuus cultivar XRQ/B chromosome 15, HanXRQr2.0-SUNRISE, whole genome shotgun sequence contains the following coding sequences:
- the LOC110933970 gene encoding uncharacterized protein LOC110933970, producing MDENSVTFLNNLDWRSKLFTIKVNVLRLWIRVNPKREGETLGIEMVVMDEQGTRMHATVWSKFMKKHEILLNEHECYYIYKSQLSVIKSNLKHFEKEHAISLNFDTSVKKCENFYGSVYGIRLASFESIKAGEVDVKYRLDFIGYVDEWSEPEVTKMKMGKDSKYINMQLLDEESSHKEEIDVVLLVQFGSFNKYKGKIMLSNAFQITRLFFNADINEIRFVEKICKTSSNGQKSISSSGNISLADDFLFKHHFYNFLDITPLDKPCELIVHGMIMSVDDKDDWYYVGCDECNRKVETTFVIEVAEDGAEEPK from the exons ATGGATGAAAACAGTGTTACTTTCTTAAACAATCTTGATTGGAGGTCCAAGCTGTTTACCATCAAGGTCAATGTGTTAAGACTTTGGATTCGTGTGAATCCAAAGAGAGAAGGAGAAACCCTTGGTATTGAGATGGTGGTCATGGATGAGCAG GGGACCCGGATGCATGCTACTGTTTGGAGCAAGTTTATgaaaaaacatgaaattttgcttAATGAACATGAGTGTTATTACATATATAAATCTCAACTTTCTGTCATTAAGTCAAATTTGAAACACTTTGAGAAGGAACATGCTATTAGCTTAAACTTCGATACATCGGTTAAAAAGTGTGAGAATTTTTATGGAAGTGTATATGGTATTCGGTTAGCATCGTTTGAGTCCATAAAAGCTGGTGAAGTCGATGTCAAGTATCGACTTG attttattGGGTATGTAGATGAGTGGTCTGAACCAGAAGTGACCAAAATGAAGATGGGAAAAGATAGCAAATACATAAACATGCAATTGCTGGATGAAGAGTCT AGCCATAAAGAAGAAATTGATGTTGTTCTGCTTGTGCAGTTTGGTAGTTTCAACAAGTATAAAG GGAAGATAATGCTATCTAATGCTTTCCAAATAACCAGGCTGTTTTTCAATGCTGATATCAACGAGATTCG GTTTGTTGAGAAGATATGTAAAACATCGTCTAATGGTCAGAAATCTATTAGTTCATCTGGAAACATCAGTCTTGCGGATGACTTTTTATTCAAGCATCATTTTTACAATTTCCTTGATATTACGCCGTTGGATAAG CCATGTGAGCTCATAGTTCATGGTATGATCATGAGTGTGGATGATAAAGATGATTGGTACTACGTTGGTTGTGATGAGTGCAATCGGAAGGTGGAGACAACATTTGTCATTGAGGTAGCTGAAGACGGTGCTGAGGAACCAAAGTGA